A single region of the Kwoniella botswanensis chromosome 1, complete sequence genome encodes:
- a CDS encoding peptidyl-tRNA hydrolase yields the protein MSSIRMDGILSPLVISIIAFAVGYQAHSLLSTRASPSLLTPTDSSSRTNSNSKNDTRSVTSSSGSGTDTESDAEDTAAALSSDLTSTKFNSSEEMKLVLVVNDELKMTKGKIAAQAGHATLACAMTLKEANPRLFRAWQNQGQPKIALRCANTEELEILAAQARSLNLCARTIRDAGRTQVAPGSKTIVGIGPGPARIINTVTGKLKLL from the exons ATGAGCTCAATCAGGATGGACG GAATCCTCTCCCCCCTCGTCATATCCATCATAGCCTTCGCAGTAGGCTATCAAGCCCATTCCCTCCTATCTACTCGTGCCAGCCCATCTTTACTCACTCCTACCGACTCCTCATCCAGAACCAACTCAAATTCAAAGAATGATACCAGATCTGTCACCTCGAGCTCCGGTTCGGGAACAGATACAGAATCCGATGCTGAAGATACAGCTGCAGCATTATCATCCGACTTGACATCAACCAAATTTAATAGTTcagaggagatgaagttggtCCTAGTGGTGAATGACGAGTTGAAAATGACCAAAGGGAAGATTGCCGCTCAGGCTGGTCATGCGACATTGGCTTGTGCGATGACGTTGAAAGAGGCTAATCCGAGG TTATTCAGAGCATGGCAGAACCAAGG TCAACCGAAAATAGCATTACGCTGCGCCAACACCGAAGAACTAGAGATATTAGCAGCTCAAGCTAGAAGTTTGAATCTTTGTGCTCGGACGATAAGAGATGC CGGAAGAACTCAAGTGGCTCCTGGGTCGAAGACCATCGTCGGTATTGGACC AGGTCCAGCAAGAATTATCAATACAGTTACGGGGAAGCTCAAGCTTTTATAG